The window ACCATAGCGGCCTGCGCTCCGATCGCGGTAACGATGCCCTCTTGGCCCACGCTTACGAACAGCGGGCGCGAATCACCACGCCAGTTGACCACGCCCAATACTCCGGCCAGGGCCGGTCGCTGCTGCACCTGCGCCTGCGCTTGGGTCACGAACCGGGCCATCTCGGCGCGCGCCAGAACTGCATCGACGGTGGCTGCCACAAACCATCCTGGGGCCAGATGGTTTCCTAATTCCAGCCAGGTTTCCAACGAGTTTTGCGTATCCCGCACGACCAGTGCCAAGCCTTGGGGTAACGCCAACCGCAACTTGGAGGCTGCGGCGGCGGTTTCCGAGTTGATCACCGCCACCACACTCTGGGCGCCGGCGGCGCGCAACGAGTCGGCTTGCCGCCACAATAGCGGCCGGCCGGCTAGGGCGACCAAAGGCTTGGGCAGGTCGGCTTGGGGGCTGCGCAAGCGCTCGCCCCGTCCGGCCGCTAGGATTGCTCCTTGCATCAGTCTCCGAGCAAGCTGTGCAAATCGGCCAGATCCGCTATTACATAATCGGCCCCCGTGGCGGCTGCAGCGCAAGCTGAGCGCGCTCCAGTTACCAAGGCCGTCTTCATACCCAACGCGCGCGCAGGGGCGCAATCCTTGGTCAACGAATCGCCGATCATCAGGGTATGCTCGGCCCGCGCACCCAATGCTTGGAGAGCGAGGGCGAAAATATACGGGTCGGGTTTGAATACCCCCACTTGCGAGGAATCGATAACTGTCGTGGTCAGCTCCAGGATACCGGCATCGGCCAACACCCGCTCCAGATTGCCATAAAAATTGGAGACTACGCCTAAATGGAAACGAGGTGCTAGCTCGGCCAACAGAAGGCGGCTGGTTAGCATACCGGCAACACTGGCGTGACAGAACGGAACGGCGATTTGGCTTGGAACGAAACCTGCCGGAAAACGTGCGGGTAGCCGTTCGCGCAACTCCTCGATATGCCATTGCACCAGCCGCTCGACCAGCGAACTCAAGTCACACTCCCGTAACGCCTGCGTCGCGCGATAACCTTGCGCCGTAGCCCAGGCGAAAGCCGGATCCAGCTCTTGGCGCTCCAGTCGCCATCCGGCGGCGCGGTAATGAACCAGAAAGCGGTCCAACCAATGCTCGCCTGGTAGGTCGAGCGTCCCGCCGAAATCGAACAGCAGGGTATCGATCCGGTCCACGTTGCGGGCAGATTAGCAGCCCGCACAGGAGCCGGACAATCGGTTAAGAGAATTTTAAAACGCATTTATTGACCGCGCGGACGGTCGCTTTAATGCGCTCTCTTGCCTCGCCTGACCGATTGGTCTAGTAGATTTATCAGCGGTTTAACGATTGGTTACCATTGAGAGCAGTGCTCCTGATGCGCCGGTTAAAGACGGTTAGAGAGCTGTAACTATCAAATAGGCTTGGATTTCAAGTTTTTGGAGGACGGGGCGGCAGACGCTCCAAAATGGTCGTGACGGTCTACGTCTCGGGGAGAAGTCATGAGTAAAAAGCCGCGTATCTTACTGGTGCAACCCACCACGGTGCACCTGGATGGTACCCCGCACAAGACCAAGTGGCGCTTGATCATGGGTCTGATGATCCCGCTTATCGCGGGCACGACCCCTGATGATTTTGATGTCACCCTGTGCGATGAGCGGGTGGACGACATCAATTTTGACGGCGGCTGGGACTTGGTCGGAATGACCACCACGATTGGGGCTTCGCTGCGCGCCTACCAATTGGGCGATGAATTTCGCCGGCGCGGAATCCCGGTGGTGATGGGCGGCTTTCACGCCACCCTACAAACCGAGGAAGCGCTTAAGCATGCCGACGCGGTGGTGCAGGGCGAGGCCGACTTGGTATGGGAAAATTTGTTGCGCGACTGGCAGGATGGCAAGCTCAAATCGATTTACAAGGCGGACAAGCTGCACGATCTCAAGAAGCTACCGCGCCCGCGCCACGAGTTGCTCAAGCTTAATCGCTATCTGTTCAAGTGTATCCCGATTCAGGCCAGCCGCGGATGTCCCTATCGATGCGCGTTTTGCGAAATCCCGGTATTCTACGGCGGTAGCTACCGCACCCGCCCGATTGAAGACATCGTCGAGGAAATCAAGCAAAATATCCAGATTACTGGCATCCGCCGCTTTCAATTCATCGACGATCAGATCACCGGCAAGCACAAGTTCGCGCGCGAGCTGTTCCGCGCCCTGGCCCCGCTCAACATTCGCTTCTCCTGCCTGTGGACGATCAATTCCAACCATGACGACGAATTGTTGGACCTCGCGGCCAAGGCCGGCGTCTTCCACGTCAACATCGGAGTGGAATCGATCAGCCAGGACAGCCTGCTGTCGATGAACAAAATTCAAAATCACGCCAAAGAGTACAAGACCCTGCTCGCCAAGCTGCGCAAGTATGGGATCTATTATTCGCTCAACTTTCTCTTTGGGTTGGAAAACGATCATCCGCAAATCTTCGCGGACACAATCAAATTCCTGCACGAGGTCAAGGCGCCCGAGGCATTTTTCAACACCGTTACTCCGCGCAAAGGGACCCCGATGCGCACTCAGCTCGAAAACGAGGGACGCGTAATCATTCCTGACGCGGATATGTATACCAACAACTTCCGCTGCATGTTCGTGCCCAAGAACCTTTCGCCCCAGGAAGTCGAAGAGGGGGTCTGGCGCTGTACCACGCAATTCTATTCGCTTAAATCGATGTTTAAGCGGCTGCTCATGCCGCCCGGACCCTTCACTTGGCAAGGACTAACCGAAAACATCCTATTTTACTGGGGCGCCAAACGCCGGATCGATCCGGTCGACTACTACTAGGCCGTGGCTTTCCGGTAGGACCGTAGCCTTCGTGGCGGCGTTATGAGGACCTGCGCGCTACGCCTGATCATCTTGGTCTTGGTCGCGACGGGGCTGACGCTAGCACTGCCCCCAGCCCACGCCCGGCTGGCTGAAACGAAGGTGTTGCATTACCAGCCGGCGATGCCCAGTGGCGCGCCGCGCGCCGGTTCCTGCTGGACCAACTCCATCGCCAGCAACCGGTCCGATGCTTGGCGCTGTATGTCTGGCAACGAAATCTTCGATCCCTGCTTTCTCATCCCAGGCAATCGCGCCGTGGCCTGCGACGCCGATCCGAGCCGGCCTGGTTCGGGTTTTCTGCTGCGGCTAACCAAGCCCTTGCCTGCGCCCGACGTGGCGCGAGGCCGGCCATACCCCTTTATGGTCGGGTTGACCGACGGTTCGATCTGCGGTCGTTTTACGGGCACTCTGGCGTTGGTAGCTGGGCAAATCGTCCGCTTCGGCTGCCCGCCGGCCCGCGGCTGTGAGGGCTCCGATTGTCCTTATCGCGGACTTACCAGCCTGTATCCAGGCAGGCTCTGGCACGCTCGCGAGTTGACCTATCGCTCAGGCCGTGACGGTCCGGTGCTGATAAAATCGCTTCGAGTGCCCTTGGCAACGGTCTGGCGGTGAGCCGTTTGGTTCCCGTTACGGCGTCTGCAGATGGTTTCTTACCCCGCGCACGCTGTTGATTTTGCGCACCAGCGCGACGGCATAATGGGCATTGCTCAAGGAGCCGATATGACCGCTTAAAGTGACCACGCCGCGACTGGAGCTGACGTGCAATTTGTATTTGCTGGTCACTTTATTGGTGGCCAGAATGGTTTTGACCTTAGTGGTCAGTGCGGCGTCGTCGATCGCATTTTCCGCTTCGCCCAACGCTCCTGGGCGCGCAGTCGCGCTGCCCTGGGCATGAGCCAGTGTCGGGCTGACGAGCATCAATATCCCCAACAAAAGGATGCCATAACGGGTTTTTGGCATAAGCGACCACCTCCTCGCTGGTAGTACCGGCCGCTCCAGCTAACTCAGCATACCAGAACGCCGGCGCATGGCCGGCAAAAAAAAACCGACGAGCGCGTCCTACCTAATTCACGATAGTCTGCCATTCTGCTGCGCGGTCATCCCTCACGCGCCGGACGATCGGCAAGCGCAGAAGCTGTCTACACAGGTGGTGCGGGCTTACGACCTAACCTAAGGCCTTTTTCGTCTGATTGGCCGGGCGCGAGGTGCGAAAATTACAACAGCGGTTGGATCAAACGTGCCAGCCATTCCTGAGCTCGTTCCCACAGTCGACGGTGGTGCCAAGTGGCGAGCTGGATTTGTTCGGATTGCTCGCGATCCGCCTTGAACATCATCTCCATCTGCTGTGCGAAGGACGGACTCAGCACCACCACATTTATCTCGTCATCGCGAGCGAAACTCCACCAGTCCAGGTTGGCCGACCCGACCGTGGACCAGATTCCGTCGATGGTAGCGGTTTTGGCGTGGAGCAGTGCGCCGGTGCGTTCGTAGATTTTGACCCCGCTCTTGAGCAGGGAAGTGTAATGGGAGCGCGAGGCGTAAAGCACAACGGGATGGTCGGTGATGTGCGGCAGATCCAACTCCACGTCCACGCCGCGTCGCGCCGCGGTGCGCAGGTCGGTGACGAACTGATGGTCGGGGACGAAGTAGGCGTCGGTGATCCACACGTTCTTTTCAGCATTGTGAATCGCTACCAGAAGGGTCAGGTAGATAGCGCTGATGGGGGCATCCGGAGTACTGCCGATTACTTCGACCAAATCGTCACCCTGGCGATGGAGGGTGGGAAAGTACTCGGCTCGGGGCAGCAACTTCCCGGTTTGGCGAAACCAGGTATCGACGAACAGTTGCTGGCATTGGGCCACCGCGGGTCCCTGAATCTCGACGTCGGTGTCGCGCCAGAACAACTCGTCGCCGTTGCCCGTGCGCGGCCGACCGCTGGTCGAAAACCCGTGGGTGTAGTCGCTGGTCAGGTTGACTCCGCCGGTAATTGCCAAGCGTCCATCCACGACCAGCAATTTGCGATGGTCGCGATGCTCCAGAGAGCGGCCGGGCAGATGGCGGAGCAGCCGGATAGGGTTGAAGGCCAGGACTGCGATATGGGCAGCGCGCATCTGGTCGAACAGCGACTGCGAGGTGGTGAGCGAGCCCAAGGCATCATAGATCACGTTGACCTGCACCCCGTGCCGGCTGCGATCCATCAGCAGGGCGGCAAATTCACGCCCTACCGAATCGTCGGCGAAGATGAAGGTTTCCAGATTGATCGAATGCTGAGCCTGCAGGATAGCCCGGCGCATCGCCGCATAGGTTACCGGCCCGTTTTGCAGCAAGGTAACTCGATTGCCGATCGCCAGCGGCGCGCCCCCGATCGCTTCCAGCAGCGGCAGATGAGCCAGCAGCTCGGGGCTGGCCGCGCCCTCAGCTTCAATCTGCTCGAGCAGCATCTGGCGCTGGTCAGGCGTTAGCGGCTGTTCCTGGGAATTGACAATTTGGGGCAATCGATGGGCGCGCGCGGCGATCGCGCGAATGTTCGCCCGCGCATTGGGCAGCGTATCGGCACAGCCGGCCGCACCAATCAGAATTAACAGGCAAAACCGGCGCAACCAGCGGTATAGACGCAACCCGCCGGCGGTGCGCATTAAATCTCCGGCCGCACGTGCTGGCGGCGAAGTCAACGGCAGCACGGTGTTCGAATGCCAAGCTGTTGCTTGGGGGCTGCTGCCCGCTGAGGCGCAGAATGTAAATCTCATGGTAACAGTACGGCTGAGATTGGGAGGAGGTTGACAACGACGGATGCACGGGCCCAAAAGGCGCTTATGCGAGCGGTTTCCGCCTGATCAACTCCACCAACTAGCCCAGGTTAGAAGAATCAGTGCGGCCGGCCACAGGATCCACGGCCTTCCCCGGCCGCTCAAGAGTGCCAGCAGCAATGCGCCTGCCAACGCTACCAGCAGCGCCGGAAAGGCGGCAGAAAGCCACTGCGAAGCGAAACGAGTACGGTATCCTGCTTCGAAGGCCGCTGCTGGATGGTACCATCCCAACGCTATCGTCGGCCAGACGATGCCGCTGGTGAGTGCCAATTTTTCTGGCTCCTTCCTGGTGTCGGATTGCCCGTCTTGAAGCCGGTGACGAAGGCACAAACGGGCCTGCTGCAAGGAGTATCGCTCGTACCCTGCTATCCAGCATGGGGGCAACGGCGGGGCAGCGCAACGAAAAATCGAGTTTGGGCCGCACGCCGTGGCCGTCTTGAGCGGGGCGTCAACTTCTGACAGGAATTAACCCTTAAATTACGCGATTTGCGAGGTCACTGAATGGGGCGGAAAGGTAGCACGATGGGGGTCGCCGTAGGCCTGCTGATGGGCCTTGGAGGAACCGCCTGGGCCCAGGGTGGGGGCGGTAAAATCGATAGCGGCGACACAGCCTGGGTGCTCATCTCGGCCGCCCTGGTGTTGCTCATGACCACCCCTGGTCTGGCCTTGTTTTACGGTGGCATGGTGCGGCGCAAGAACGTCCTGTCGATGTTGATGCAGAGTTTCATTCTGGCCGCCTTGGTATCGGTGCAATGGGTCTTGTTCGGTTACAGCCTGGCCTTCGGTCCTGACCATTGGGGACTTATCGGGGATTTTTCGTGGGCCGGGCTCAATGGGGTAGGCGCGTTGCCCAATCCTGCCTATGCGCCCACCATCCCGCACTTGGCTTTTGCGATCTACCAATGCATGTTCGCAGTCATCACGCCGGCGCTGATTACCGGCGCCTTCGCCGAGCGTATCAGCTTTGGTGGCTTTATCGCATTCAGCCTGCTTTGGAT of the Candidatus Binataceae bacterium genome contains:
- a CDS encoding NTP transferase domain-containing protein, whose translation is MQGAILAAGRGERLRSPQADLPKPLVALAGRPLLWRQADSLRAAGAQSVVAVINSETAAAASKLRLALPQGLALVVRDTQNSLETWLELGNHLAPGWFVAATVDAVLARAEMARFVTQAQAQVQQRPALAGVLGVVNWRGDSRPLFVSVGQEGIVTAIGAQAAMVTAGIYFFSTRIFEYRNRAAGMGALRQFLAALIDWRELIGTVQVHNVIDVDETADLAAARRMVAAFDEE
- a CDS encoding BON domain-containing protein, whose protein sequence is MPKTRYGILLLGILMLVSPTLAHAQGSATARPGALGEAENAIDDAALTTKVKTILATNKVTSKYKLHVSSSRGVVTLSGHIGSLSNAHYAVALVRKINSVRGVRNHLQTP
- a CDS encoding phospholipase D-like domain-containing protein, whose product is MRTAGGLRLYRWLRRFCLLILIGAAGCADTLPNARANIRAIAARAHRLPQIVNSQEQPLTPDQRQMLLEQIEAEGAASPELLAHLPLLEAIGGAPLAIGNRVTLLQNGPVTYAAMRRAILQAQHSINLETFIFADDSVGREFAALLMDRSRHGVQVNVIYDALGSLTTSQSLFDQMRAAHIAVLAFNPIRLLRHLPGRSLEHRDHRKLLVVDGRLAITGGVNLTSDYTHGFSTSGRPRTGNGDELFWRDTDVEIQGPAVAQCQQLFVDTWFRQTGKLLPRAEYFPTLHRQGDDLVEVIGSTPDAPISAIYLTLLVAIHNAEKNVWITDAYFVPDHQFVTDLRTAARRGVDVELDLPHITDHPVVLYASRSHYTSLLKSGVKIYERTGALLHAKTATIDGIWSTVGSANLDWWSFARDDEINVVVLSPSFAQQMEMMFKADREQSEQIQLATWHHRRLWERAQEWLARLIQPLL
- a CDS encoding HAD family hydrolase, whose protein sequence is MDRIDTLLFDFGGTLDLPGEHWLDRFLVHYRAAGWRLERQELDPAFAWATAQGYRATQALRECDLSSLVERLVQWHIEELRERLPARFPAGFVPSQIAVPFCHASVAGMLTSRLLLAELAPRFHLGVVSNFYGNLERVLADAGILELTTTVIDSSQVGVFKPDPYIFALALQALGARAEHTLMIGDSLTKDCAPARALGMKTALVTGARSACAAAATGADYVIADLADLHSLLGD
- a CDS encoding radical SAM protein, with translation MSKKPRILLVQPTTVHLDGTPHKTKWRLIMGLMIPLIAGTTPDDFDVTLCDERVDDINFDGGWDLVGMTTTIGASLRAYQLGDEFRRRGIPVVMGGFHATLQTEEALKHADAVVQGEADLVWENLLRDWQDGKLKSIYKADKLHDLKKLPRPRHELLKLNRYLFKCIPIQASRGCPYRCAFCEIPVFYGGSYRTRPIEDIVEEIKQNIQITGIRRFQFIDDQITGKHKFARELFRALAPLNIRFSCLWTINSNHDDELLDLAAKAGVFHVNIGVESISQDSLLSMNKIQNHAKEYKTLLAKLRKYGIYYSLNFLFGLENDHPQIFADTIKFLHEVKAPEAFFNTVTPRKGTPMRTQLENEGRVIIPDADMYTNNFRCMFVPKNLSPQEVEEGVWRCTTQFYSLKSMFKRLLMPPGPFTWQGLTENILFYWGAKRRIDPVDYY